The Fictibacillus arsenicus genome contains a region encoding:
- the hmpA gene encoding NO-inducible flavohemoprotein → MLQAKTIEIIKSTVPVLEVYGEAITSRFYQLLFTKHPELLNIFNHANQKKGRQQAALANAVYAAAANIDKLEMIIPVVKQIAHKHRSLGVKPEHYPVVGENLLEAIKDVLGDAATDEIINAWAEAYGVIADAFIGVERDMYEAAEQQNGGWEGFRAFVVAEKKAESSVITSFYLIPQDGGPIAEFNPGQYVSVRMEIPGEKNTHIRQYSLSDAPGKEHYRISVKKEAGLNSPDGIVSVYLHEGVKAGDVLFLSAPAGDFYLDTESAKPAVLISGGVGLTPMVSMLKTAAEEQPEREMTFIHSAINGQTHALKDEVKKVAEDAENISTYFVYEKPLEDDFGYDQTGYIDEALLRKVLPLNKEAEYYFCGPVPFMKAINHALQELNIKKENIHFEFFGPASDLEKEKVNA, encoded by the coding sequence ATGTTACAAGCAAAAACGATTGAGATCATTAAGTCAACCGTACCTGTACTAGAAGTCTACGGAGAAGCGATTACTTCCCGTTTTTATCAACTGCTCTTTACGAAGCATCCAGAACTTTTGAATATTTTTAACCACGCGAATCAGAAAAAAGGACGCCAGCAAGCAGCACTTGCAAATGCAGTTTACGCTGCAGCTGCTAACATTGATAAGCTCGAAATGATTATTCCAGTTGTAAAGCAAATCGCACACAAACATAGAAGTTTAGGTGTAAAACCAGAACATTATCCAGTTGTTGGTGAAAACTTGTTAGAAGCGATTAAAGACGTACTAGGTGATGCTGCAACAGACGAAATTATTAACGCTTGGGCCGAAGCATACGGCGTGATCGCTGATGCATTTATCGGAGTTGAGCGTGACATGTATGAAGCAGCTGAACAGCAAAACGGCGGATGGGAAGGATTCAGAGCATTTGTTGTTGCTGAAAAGAAAGCAGAGAGCAGTGTAATCACGTCATTCTACTTAATACCTCAAGATGGAGGACCGATTGCGGAATTCAATCCTGGGCAATACGTAAGTGTAAGAATGGAAATCCCAGGGGAAAAGAACACGCATATTCGCCAGTACAGTTTATCTGATGCGCCAGGAAAAGAGCATTACAGAATTTCTGTTAAAAAAGAAGCAGGATTAAATTCTCCAGACGGTATTGTATCTGTTTACTTACATGAAGGTGTAAAAGCAGGAGATGTTCTATTTTTAAGTGCGCCAGCAGGAGATTTTTACTTAGACACAGAGAGTGCGAAACCAGCAGTTCTTATCAGCGGGGGAGTAGGTCTTACCCCAATGGTAAGTATGCTGAAAACAGCGGCAGAAGAGCAGCCTGAACGTGAAATGACGTTCATTCATTCGGCAATCAACGGCCAGACACATGCATTAAAAGATGAAGTTAAAAAAGTGGCAGAAGATGCTGAAAACATCTCAACTTATTTTGTTTATGAAAAACCATTAGAAGACGATTTCGGATACGATCAAACGGGTTATATTGATGAAGCATTGCTTCGCAAAGTATTACCATTAAATAAAGAAGCAGAATATTATTTCTGCGGTCCAGTTCCTTTCATGAAAGCTATCAACCATGCACTGCAAGAGTTAAACATCAAAAAAGAAAACATCCATTTTGAATTCTTCGGTCCTGCAAGTGATCTGGAAAAAGAAAAAGTAAACGCATAA
- a CDS encoding lactoylglutathione lyase family protein: MRYPRSFSHIGLSVPDVEKAVKFYEDVMGWYTIMQPTMIEEDNSPIGEMCTDVFGPGWKKFRIAHMATSDKIGIELFEFENNEKPENNFEYWKTGIFHYCVQDPDVEGLVEKIVAHGGKQRMPIREYYPGEKPYRMVYCEDPFGNLVEIYSHSYELTYSDGAY, translated from the coding sequence ATGAGATACCCGCGTTCTTTTTCACATATCGGACTATCCGTACCTGATGTAGAAAAAGCAGTGAAATTTTATGAAGATGTAATGGGCTGGTACACAATTATGCAGCCGACTATGATAGAAGAAGATAACAGTCCGATCGGTGAAATGTGTACCGATGTTTTCGGTCCCGGCTGGAAGAAGTTCCGAATCGCTCACATGGCTACATCCGATAAGATCGGAATCGAGCTGTTTGAATTCGAAAACAATGAAAAGCCTGAGAATAACTTTGAATATTGGAAAACAGGAATCTTCCATTATTGCGTGCAAGATCCAGATGTTGAAGGACTTGTTGAAAAAATTGTTGCTCATGGCGGAAAGCAGCGCATGCCGATTCGCGAATACTATCCTGGAGAAAAGCCGTACCGAATGGTTTATTGTGAGGACCCATTCGGCAACCTGGTCGAAATCTACAGCCATAGCTATGAACTGACCTATTCAGATGGTGCATATTAA
- a CDS encoding ABC transporter permease subunit: protein MVVSVLRHGLNFSLPIIGVFFIGALPYLFFSNVQGIEAVARLLQSGALKNALFLNQDLGFYFDAYIHKIGVLMVKIMTFSNVEYYESQQLKYMFPTILPYFYFSLKLVVSAFFLAIGSAVVFALLIKSLPGRIQKAVRFFFFSLESLPDIFLITMIQYMIILIYRNTGELLMPIVHSNQEPIFFLPVLCLAILPTLFIVRTLLFLLDDEDSKIYVEFARAKGIKYSLILYVHMLRNSLISLFYHTKTIYWLMISTLFIVEYIMAIPGITKFMLNNGPTTPDVVTVSVLLMFVPFYIIFTAISYSINFKLGRNEEEAA, encoded by the coding sequence ATGGTTGTCTCTGTCCTGCGGCATGGGCTTAATTTCTCGCTGCCTATTATCGGTGTATTTTTTATTGGGGCATTGCCATATCTGTTTTTCAGCAATGTACAAGGCATTGAGGCTGTAGCCCGGTTATTGCAATCAGGAGCTCTTAAAAACGCACTATTTTTAAACCAGGACTTAGGATTTTACTTTGATGCCTATATCCATAAAATTGGCGTGTTAATGGTTAAGATTATGACTTTTTCAAATGTAGAATACTACGAAAGCCAGCAGTTAAAATACATGTTCCCTACTATACTGCCTTACTTTTATTTTTCACTTAAACTGGTTGTCAGTGCTTTTTTCTTAGCTATTGGTTCAGCTGTTGTATTTGCTCTCCTTATAAAAAGCTTACCCGGCAGAATCCAAAAAGCAGTGCGCTTTTTCTTCTTTTCACTAGAATCTTTACCGGATATTTTTTTAATAACCATGATTCAATATATGATTATCCTTATCTACCGAAACACCGGAGAACTCCTCATGCCTATCGTTCATAGTAATCAAGAACCTATTTTCTTTCTGCCTGTTCTTTGTTTAGCCATACTGCCAACATTGTTTATCGTGAGGACTTTGCTCTTTTTGCTTGATGATGAAGATTCCAAAATATATGTTGAGTTTGCTCGTGCAAAAGGAATAAAATATTCATTAATCCTTTATGTTCACATGTTAAGGAATTCCTTGATCAGCCTTTTTTATCATACAAAAACAATCTATTGGCTAATGATATCAACACTCTTTATTGTCGAATATATAATGGCGATCCCGGGTATCACGAAATTCATGCTGAATAATGGGCCAACAACGCCCGATGTAGTGACAGTAAGTGTCTTATTAATGTTCGTTCCTTTCTATATTATTTTTACAGCCATCTCTTATTCGATTAACTTTAAACTTGGCCGTAATGAAGAGGAGGCGGCATAG
- a CDS encoding DinB family protein: MNFKINEAIELLERTPETLSRLLTGLSPGWLTCNEGGDTWNVLEVVAHLIEGEKVNWIPRINMILTKGENYTFPPFDRFAHLSNSEKDIEQLLQEFKQCREESLALLKNELNAINDYEQSALHPEFGSVRLRELLSTWAVHDLTHISQITRIMAKRYKKDVGPWQSYLSILK; this comes from the coding sequence ATGAATTTCAAAATCAATGAAGCTATTGAGCTATTGGAACGTACACCTGAAACGCTCTCCCGCCTTTTAACCGGCCTTTCTCCTGGCTGGTTAACGTGCAACGAAGGCGGTGACACATGGAACGTCCTTGAGGTTGTAGCTCATCTTATTGAAGGAGAAAAGGTGAACTGGATCCCGCGTATAAATATGATTCTGACAAAAGGCGAGAATTATACCTTTCCACCATTTGACCGTTTTGCTCATTTATCTAATAGCGAAAAAGACATTGAGCAGCTATTGCAGGAGTTTAAACAATGCCGGGAAGAGAGTCTCGCATTACTGAAAAATGAGCTTAATGCCATAAACGATTATGAACAATCTGCTCTTCATCCTGAATTTGGTTCTGTTAGATTAAGAGAATTGCTTTCGACTTGGGCCGTTCATGACTTAACCCACATCTCACAGATTACAAGAATCATGGCAAAACGTTATAAAAAAGACGTTGGGCCGTGGCAATCGTATTTAAGCATTTTGAAATAA
- a CDS encoding alpha/beta hydrolase has product MNVLEGSVKGYKEMKVPYAFLNKTEKPKGLAIILPGISYTVRSPILHFATGAYLNRGYEVLHINYEYHTDHYDHFTYEELKSAVAADVMTVLHETLRDADFESYYLVGKSFGCLAMPEALNFYPLRNAKTVWLTPQLRAKNVFEEMLNSQNKGLCMIGDRDSFYNKESLEQLQTNKNIDYFIPPGANHALEIDGQTLESIDLVKRVVKMINEF; this is encoded by the coding sequence ATGAACGTACTTGAAGGAAGTGTAAAGGGCTACAAGGAGATGAAAGTTCCTTATGCGTTTTTAAATAAAACCGAAAAACCAAAAGGATTGGCAATCATTCTTCCAGGTATAAGCTATACCGTTAGATCACCTATACTCCACTTTGCCACAGGGGCATATTTAAATAGGGGTTATGAAGTCCTGCATATAAACTATGAATACCACACAGATCACTATGACCATTTTACATATGAGGAATTAAAAAGCGCAGTGGCAGCAGATGTGATGACAGTGCTTCATGAAACTTTACGTGACGCTGATTTTGAATCTTATTACCTCGTAGGGAAATCCTTTGGATGTTTGGCGATGCCAGAAGCGTTAAACTTTTATCCTTTGCGTAATGCGAAGACGGTTTGGTTAACACCACAATTAAGAGCAAAGAATGTATTCGAAGAAATGCTGAACAGTCAAAATAAAGGATTATGTATGATCGGAGACAGGGATTCTTTTTACAATAAAGAAAGCCTTGAACAATTACAGACAAACAAAAATATAGATTACTTTATTCCCCCTGGGGCGAATCACGCTTTAGAGATCGATGGACAAACACTTGAATCGATTGATTTGGTAAAAAGAGTTGTAAAAATGATCAATGAATTTTAA
- a CDS encoding GyrI-like domain-containing protein → MNRNILQDKISIRQLEELKLVGFRVLCDGDQYINEIPKASLALQDRIMDIKQVISPDQQIGAFIVDATSETEDGYWVCVQVDKYEDIPEDMISLTVPPQKYAMITHEGSNHDIRNSYERLHEWIMKNNYSRALNKWHIERFLNYENKNQLKVQLFDTIL, encoded by the coding sequence ATGAACAGAAATATTCTTCAAGATAAAATCAGCATTCGACAGTTAGAAGAATTAAAGTTAGTTGGTTTTAGAGTACTGTGTGATGGTGATCAATACATAAATGAGATTCCGAAAGCATCTCTCGCATTACAGGATCGGATAATGGATATTAAACAAGTCATCTCACCTGATCAGCAAATTGGAGCCTTTATCGTTGATGCCACTTCTGAAACAGAAGATGGTTATTGGGTTTGTGTTCAGGTCGATAAATATGAGGACATTCCAGAAGACATGATTTCGCTCACTGTTCCGCCGCAAAAATATGCAATGATCACGCATGAAGGATCTAACCATGACATCAGAAACAGCTATGAAAGGCTGCATGAATGGATTATGAAAAATAACTATTCAAGGGCACTTAACAAATGGCATATTGAACGGTTTCTTAATTATGAGAACAAAAATCAACTAAAGGTTCAGCTGTTCGATACGATATTATAA
- a CDS encoding glucoamylase family protein, protein MKPAKLISFLLMFSLFANLFVTPKATASDLGEDLAFQVELKAIAKKTYKFYQDHTDPVTGLTYDETRYTAEGKKDATHTSPTNIGMYMMSTVSAQQLGIITKDEAIKRIQVTLNTLEKLEKWNGLFYNWYNTKDGSIKKDWGQFISQVDNGWLSSGLIVVGQAYDELNPQTSKLVENMNYTTLYDPEVGQFRGGYDVAQGKLTDHHYGLFNTEPRVASYISIGKGDVPSEHWWKMYRTMPASWDWQAQTPEGHDAVYDGVTVFEGHYEYNGVKFVPSWGGSMFESLMPGIVLKEKDLGKNALGLNNKRHVELQQAFAEEKGYPAWGFSPAATPDGYSEFAATPLGTSGYKDGATVTAHASFLALDYDPAAVRENIKALKELDTYSTYGFYDSVNVETGEIAKAYLALDQGMIMVSIANYLKDGVIRDYFHQDPIGKKPEELLEKEVFSIQ, encoded by the coding sequence ATGAAACCAGCAAAATTAATAAGCTTTCTTTTAATGTTTAGTCTTTTTGCGAACTTGTTTGTAACACCGAAAGCCACAGCGTCTGATCTCGGAGAAGACCTTGCTTTTCAGGTTGAATTGAAAGCGATTGCAAAGAAAACGTATAAATTTTATCAGGACCATACAGATCCTGTTACAGGATTGACGTATGACGAAACGCGTTATACAGCGGAAGGAAAGAAGGATGCAACTCACACATCTCCAACGAATATCGGGATGTACATGATGAGTACGGTTTCTGCCCAGCAGTTAGGAATTATTACAAAGGATGAGGCAATAAAAAGAATTCAAGTTACGTTGAATACACTTGAAAAACTAGAAAAATGGAATGGATTATTTTATAACTGGTACAACACGAAAGACGGATCGATCAAAAAAGATTGGGGACAATTCATCTCTCAAGTGGATAACGGGTGGCTGTCGTCTGGACTAATTGTTGTCGGACAAGCATACGATGAACTCAATCCTCAAACGAGCAAGCTGGTTGAGAACATGAACTACACAACTCTATATGACCCTGAAGTAGGTCAGTTCCGTGGTGGATATGACGTCGCTCAAGGTAAGCTAACGGATCACCATTACGGATTGTTCAATACTGAACCGCGTGTGGCGAGCTATATCTCTATCGGAAAAGGTGATGTTCCAAGTGAGCACTGGTGGAAGATGTACCGTACGATGCCGGCAAGCTGGGATTGGCAGGCTCAAACTCCAGAGGGACATGATGCTGTTTATGATGGAGTAACTGTATTTGAAGGGCATTATGAATATAACGGAGTAAAATTTGTACCGAGCTGGGGCGGAAGCATGTTTGAAAGCCTTATGCCGGGAATCGTTTTAAAAGAGAAGGATTTAGGCAAGAATGCATTAGGCTTAAACAACAAGCGTCATGTTGAACTTCAGCAGGCATTTGCAGAAGAAAAAGGGTATCCTGCATGGGGCTTCTCACCGGCAGCAACTCCTGACGGATATAGTGAATTTGCAGCAACACCGCTTGGTACATCTGGATACAAAGATGGCGCAACAGTAACAGCTCATGCTTCTTTCCTCGCACTTGATTATGATCCAGCAGCGGTTCGGGAAAATATCAAGGCATTAAAAGAGCTAGACACATACAGCACATATGGTTTTTACGATTCAGTAAACGTAGAAACGGGCGAGATCGCAAAAGCATATCTTGCACTGGATCAGGGGATGATCATGGTATCCATCGCTAACTATTTAAAAGATGGCGTAATCCGTGACTACTTCCACCAAGATCCAATCGGTAAAAAACCAGAAGAATTACTTGAAAAAGAAGTGTTTTCGATTCAATAG
- a CDS encoding acyl-CoA dehydrogenase family protein, translated as MNTASQEQTKKGKNTYTFEEFLQKRQSLDWYRDEPYLQQAMKHFTGTEFESVHHAVLSFSPAVSLKWNRLAEQNARPEVRPYMLHYDAFNNRIDRIVRPMDLHQLEKEVFGEGLFSGKTAPWESFVKRMLIHQLGEAGVACPLTCTIGLIALLEEYPNQEHPELQKILQHTKEGLEGDFAIGAQFMSEMQGGSDLPTNVLEAVPDGKNYRLYGNKFFCSVAHADYSVVTAKITGSDKISTFIVPSWLPGDKENEKRNGYQVNRIKWKMGTAELPTGEIQYNGALAYPVGPEGKGIAVAVGIVLTLSRLEIGIACAGFMLRAAREAKLYGDFRTVFGKKVKDYPLSASTLKRIENAAERTTAGAFKIYDLFLKLDRPLNPGIPKDQPIELRKQLFNLRELVLLQKICATNEGAEVLRDAISVFGGHGVMEEFSSLPRIFRDVVVNEQWEGPRNLLLTQIYRDIQRVADWYSPADFVESVLQGASQETIEEYAEKLTNLMQKPVCGDVSEESIEAAEEWDAFCDGFYKVYQTVALQEIHTEAK; from the coding sequence ATGAACACGGCTTCACAAGAACAAACGAAAAAAGGGAAAAACACATATACATTTGAAGAGTTTCTGCAAAAGCGTCAAAGCCTCGATTGGTACCGCGATGAACCGTATTTACAACAAGCGATGAAACATTTTACGGGGACGGAATTTGAATCCGTACATCATGCAGTCCTCTCTTTTTCTCCTGCCGTTTCTTTAAAGTGGAACCGTTTGGCAGAGCAGAATGCAAGGCCAGAGGTTCGGCCTTACATGCTTCATTATGATGCATTCAATAACCGCATTGATCGGATCGTACGCCCGATGGATTTGCATCAACTCGAAAAAGAAGTGTTCGGAGAAGGTCTTTTTTCTGGCAAAACTGCACCATGGGAAAGCTTCGTGAAACGGATGCTGATCCATCAGCTCGGAGAAGCGGGTGTTGCCTGTCCGCTGACTTGTACGATTGGTCTTATTGCTTTACTCGAGGAATATCCAAATCAAGAGCATCCTGAACTTCAAAAGATTTTGCAGCACACAAAAGAGGGTCTTGAAGGAGATTTTGCAATTGGTGCTCAGTTCATGAGTGAAATGCAGGGAGGATCCGACCTGCCAACAAATGTTCTTGAAGCAGTGCCTGACGGGAAGAACTATCGCTTGTACGGAAACAAGTTCTTCTGTTCTGTAGCACATGCAGATTATTCAGTGGTAACGGCTAAAATTACAGGGTCAGATAAAATCTCAACTTTTATTGTTCCGTCGTGGCTGCCTGGCGATAAAGAGAATGAAAAAAGAAACGGCTATCAAGTTAACCGGATAAAATGGAAGATGGGAACAGCCGAGCTTCCGACAGGTGAGATTCAATATAATGGAGCGCTTGCTTATCCGGTAGGGCCAGAAGGTAAAGGAATTGCTGTAGCGGTGGGTATTGTGCTGACACTATCGAGACTTGAGATCGGAATTGCCTGTGCTGGATTTATGCTTCGTGCTGCACGGGAGGCAAAGTTGTATGGAGATTTCCGGACGGTTTTTGGCAAGAAGGTGAAGGATTATCCTCTATCTGCTAGTACATTAAAACGAATCGAGAATGCTGCTGAACGGACGACCGCGGGTGCCTTTAAAATATACGACCTATTCCTGAAACTGGATCGGCCTTTAAATCCTGGCATACCAAAGGACCAGCCGATCGAATTAAGAAAACAGCTGTTCAACTTAAGAGAGCTCGTTTTATTGCAGAAAATTTGTGCGACCAATGAGGGAGCAGAAGTGTTAAGGGATGCAATTTCAGTGTTTGGCGGACACGGAGTGATGGAGGAATTCTCGTCACTGCCGCGCATCTTCCGGGATGTTGTTGTGAACGAACAATGGGAAGGCCCTCGTAATCTGTTATTAACGCAAATATATCGAGACATTCAAAGAGTGGCAGACTGGTATTCACCGGCAGATTTTGTAGAAAGTGTGCTTCAAGGGGCATCGCAGGAAACAATAGAAGAATATGCAGAAAAATTAACTAATTTGATGCAAAAACCAGTATGCGGGGACGTTTCAGAGGAATCCATCGAGGCTGCAGAAGAATGGGATGCATTTTGTGATGGGTTTTATAAGGTTTATCAGACGGTAGCCCTTCAAGAAATTCATACTGAAGCAAAATGA
- a CDS encoding carbohydrate ABC transporter permease has product MKTKVSDAKKAYRTQQWIAGIVLTLGGLLVAIPFIWMILSAFKPESEVLQLTPTLWPETFTTENFIYLFENMNFGVYLKNTIIVVLCSFVGLFFNAMAGYAFAKYKFKGRDKLFYLVLATMMIPGQVTMIPVYLILNQMGLTNTMAGVVLPGLVGAFSIFLFRQFMSTIPDELLEAARLDGASEFRVFMQLILPISKPIMAVQGILTFIAGWNSFLWPLIIANDESLYTLSVGLSLLKGQYGGNFALQMAGSTFMVVPIVIIFIIFQKHIIEGYTISGMK; this is encoded by the coding sequence ATGAAAACAAAAGTATCTGATGCTAAAAAAGCATACAGAACTCAACAATGGATAGCAGGAATCGTTTTAACACTTGGCGGTCTGTTAGTCGCCATTCCATTTATCTGGATGATCCTTTCCGCTTTCAAACCTGAAAGTGAAGTACTTCAGCTTACGCCTACCTTGTGGCCTGAAACCTTTACAACAGAAAACTTCATCTATCTGTTTGAGAACATGAACTTTGGTGTTTATTTGAAAAATACAATTATCGTTGTCCTCTGTTCTTTCGTCGGACTTTTCTTTAACGCAATGGCTGGATATGCATTTGCAAAATACAAGTTCAAAGGCAGAGACAAGCTCTTTTATCTCGTGCTGGCGACTATGATGATCCCTGGCCAGGTTACGATGATTCCTGTCTACTTGATTTTGAACCAGATGGGATTAACGAACACGATGGCTGGTGTTGTACTTCCAGGATTGGTTGGAGCGTTCAGCATCTTCTTGTTCAGACAGTTCATGTCCACGATTCCAGATGAACTGCTTGAAGCTGCACGTCTGGATGGCGCAAGTGAGTTCCGCGTGTTCATGCAGCTTATCCTTCCGATCTCAAAGCCAATTATGGCGGTCCAAGGAATCCTGACATTCATCGCTGGATGGAACAGCTTCCTATGGCCATTGATTATCGCGAACGATGAAAGCCTATATACACTATCCGTTGGTTTGAGTCTATTGAAGGGACAATACGGCGGAAACTTTGCATTGCAGATGGCTGGTTCAACCTTCATGGTCGTGCCGATCGTAATTATCTTTATCATCTTCCAAAAGCACATTATCGAAGGCTATACCATTTCAGGTATGAAATAG
- a CDS encoding carbohydrate ABC transporter permease: MKSYSKSTPYLFIGPALILLALFSLFPILVALVISFTDIDLAGLADYSNISFIGIENYLNIFKDPIFLKSIGNTIFYVVFGVPLVIACSLGIALLINFGTARIFKAFRLVFYMPSITNVVAVAVVWTYLYNPQFGLFNYLLGLVGIPAIPWLQDPTIAKGSLIALAVWRAIGVNMIIFLAALQGIPKTYYEAAQLDGANNWKQLTKITIPLLRYAIFFVSITTMIGWIQFFEEPFVMTKGGPLDSTTSVALFIYRNGFQLSNFGYAAAGSFVLFIAIIIITMIQFRLQKKETDF, translated from the coding sequence ATGAAAAGCTATTCAAAATCAACTCCTTACCTCTTCATTGGACCGGCACTTATTCTATTGGCTTTATTTTCTCTATTCCCGATTCTGGTTGCATTGGTGATTAGTTTTACAGATATTGACCTGGCTGGTTTAGCTGATTACTCGAACATCAGCTTCATAGGAATTGAAAATTACTTAAATATATTTAAAGATCCGATCTTCTTAAAATCAATCGGAAACACCATCTTTTATGTAGTGTTCGGTGTTCCGCTTGTAATAGCATGTTCGCTTGGAATTGCCTTATTGATCAACTTTGGTACAGCACGAATTTTCAAAGCTTTTCGACTCGTTTTTTATATGCCTTCAATTACGAACGTAGTCGCTGTAGCTGTTGTTTGGACGTATCTTTACAACCCGCAATTCGGTTTGTTCAATTATCTTTTAGGACTTGTCGGCATACCGGCTATTCCTTGGCTGCAAGATCCAACGATCGCTAAAGGCTCTTTGATTGCCCTGGCTGTCTGGCGCGCAATCGGAGTTAACATGATTATCTTCCTTGCTGCACTGCAAGGAATTCCAAAAACATATTATGAAGCAGCACAGCTAGATGGTGCGAATAATTGGAAACAGCTTACGAAAATCACGATTCCATTGCTGCGTTATGCGATCTTCTTCGTATCGATTACGACAATGATCGGCTGGATCCAATTTTTCGAAGAGCCATTTGTTATGACAAAAGGCGGACCATTAGACAGTACGACTTCAGTTGCCCTGTTTATCTACCGTAACGGATTCCAGCTAAGCAACTTTGGTTATGCTGCTGCAGGATCATTTGTCTTATTTATCGCAATTATTATCATTACAATGATTCAGTTCAGATTGCAAAAGAAAGAAACCGACTTTTAA
- a CDS encoding sugar ABC transporter substrate-binding protein: protein MKKHWFKKSMVTSMVGALVLSGALAGCSKGSSEGKTTLTVWGMGEEAKSLPKIAEEFEKENPKIDVKVQALPWDQAHDKLLTAVASKKGPDVLQMGTTWIPEFASAGALKDLTPHVKDYPELDPKNFFEGSVETTKYEDKMVGVPWYVDTRVLYYRTDLLEEAGYKEAPKTWDELKDAADKLADRGEGKYGISIDAKEQSLSFMFARQNGAELLGENNDPKFNEPKFVEAVDYLNSFYESGAAPKEELGMDIIQGFRGDGILPMFISGPWMIKLINDQAPDLKGKWSTAVLPTKENNISALGGSNLSVFEHTKHEKEALKFAAFMSKPETQLKWMEMTNSLPAAQKSWEDESLTGNEYYKAFGEQMENSQPMPVIKQWEEIAQTYLKSFEKIYRGGADVQKEMDAFDKKSEEILKK, encoded by the coding sequence ATGAAAAAACATTGGTTTAAGAAGTCAATGGTTACTTCAATGGTTGGAGCATTAGTACTTTCTGGTGCACTTGCAGGCTGCTCAAAAGGTTCAAGCGAAGGAAAGACTACTTTAACAGTCTGGGGTATGGGAGAAGAAGCAAAATCCCTTCCTAAGATCGCAGAAGAATTTGAAAAAGAAAATCCAAAGATCGATGTAAAAGTGCAAGCTCTTCCTTGGGATCAAGCACACGATAAACTTTTAACAGCGGTTGCATCTAAAAAAGGACCAGACGTTCTTCAGATGGGAACAACATGGATTCCTGAATTCGCTTCAGCAGGAGCTTTAAAAGACTTAACGCCTCACGTAAAAGATTATCCTGAATTAGATCCGAAAAACTTCTTTGAAGGTTCTGTTGAAACGACTAAATACGAAGATAAAATGGTTGGTGTACCTTGGTACGTTGACACACGTGTACTTTACTACCGTACTGACTTGCTTGAAGAAGCAGGTTATAAAGAAGCTCCAAAGACTTGGGATGAGCTGAAAGATGCTGCGGACAAGCTTGCTGACCGTGGTGAAGGAAAATATGGTATCTCTATTGATGCTAAAGAACAAAGTTTATCCTTCATGTTCGCTCGCCAAAACGGAGCTGAACTTCTAGGGGAAAACAATGATCCTAAATTTAATGAACCCAAGTTTGTTGAAGCCGTAGATTATTTGAACAGCTTCTATGAAAGCGGAGCTGCACCTAAGGAAGAGCTTGGCATGGACATCATCCAAGGTTTCCGTGGAGACGGCATTCTGCCAATGTTCATCAGCGGACCATGGATGATCAAGCTGATCAACGACCAGGCACCTGATCTAAAAGGAAAATGGTCAACAGCTGTACTTCCGACAAAAGAAAACAATATTTCTGCACTTGGCGGATCTAACTTATCTGTATTTGAACACACTAAGCATGAGAAAGAAGCATTGAAATTCGCAGCATTTATGAGTAAACCAGAAACACAATTAAAATGGATGGAAATGACTAACTCTCTTCCTGCAGCCCAAAAATCTTGGGAAGACGAGTCGCTTACTGGCAACGAATATTACAAAGCATTCGGTGAGCAAATGGAAAACTCACAGCCGATGCCTGTAATTAAACAATGGGAAGAAATCGCTCAAACGTACTTGAAGAGCTTCGAGAAAATTTATCGCGGCGGAGCAGATGTTCAAAAAGAAATGGATGCTTTCGACAAGAAGTCTGAGGAGATTCTAAAGAAATAA